A region from the Pseudomonas sp. P8_229 genome encodes:
- a CDS encoding TIGR02281 family clan AA aspartic protease, whose translation MSEQPPGKRAGRIFMILAWCAALFLATRFFGQWEQRQQNPNVVVSSEQGEGFIEVKLAGNAQGHFVASGQINGEPVEFMLDTGATDVAIPADLAQRLKLEEGFGVTLSTANGLSQGYRTKIDRLQLGDIVLRDVRALVAPGLHGDQVLLGMSALNKLEFTQRGGTMLLRQTTNR comes from the coding sequence ATGAGTGAACAACCACCGGGCAAGCGCGCCGGGCGGATTTTTATGATTTTGGCCTGGTGCGCAGCGCTGTTTCTGGCCACACGGTTTTTCGGCCAGTGGGAGCAACGCCAGCAGAATCCGAACGTGGTGGTCAGTTCGGAGCAGGGCGAAGGATTTATCGAAGTGAAGCTGGCCGGCAATGCCCAAGGGCATTTTGTCGCCAGCGGCCAGATCAACGGTGAGCCGGTGGAGTTCATGCTCGACACCGGTGCCACCGATGTGGCGATCCCGGCGGATCTGGCCCAGCGCTTGAAACTGGAAGAAGGTTTCGGTGTGACCCTGAGCACGGCCAACGGCCTGAGCCAGGGCTACCGGACAAAGATCGACCGCCTGCAACTGGGCGACATTGTGCTGCGGGACGTCCGCGCATTGGTCGCGCCGGGGCTGCATGGCGATCAGGTGCTGCTCGGCATGAGCGCCCTGAATAAACTTGAATTTACCCAGCGCGGTGGCACCATGCTGCTGCGCCAGACAACGAACCGATGA